The following are from one region of the Synergistaceae bacterium genome:
- a CDS encoding response regulator transcription factor codes for MTISLILADDHPLTREGIKGYLAKEPDFEIIGEYADGESAWAGVQALNPQVALLDIRMPGYDGVALARKIKEAGLPVASLMLTSYDAQQYVMASLRAGARGYVLKTASMETLSKAIRIVARGGFFLDSEVANAVEEEGDFVPEPVSVREREVLLLAARGLSGKEIATQLFISERTVQTHLASIYDKLGAKNKTEAMLLSLKYGIVTLEELLD; via the coding sequence ATGACAATTTCTTTGATTCTTGCAGACGACCATCCGCTTACCAGAGAAGGAATAAAGGGATATCTCGCAAAGGAACCGGATTTTGAGATAATAGGCGAGTACGCAGATGGAGAATCCGCATGGGCAGGTGTGCAGGCGCTTAACCCCCAGGTCGCGCTGCTTGACATACGCATGCCCGGATATGACGGAGTGGCGCTTGCGAGGAAGATAAAAGAGGCAGGGCTTCCTGTCGCCTCACTCATGCTGACATCATACGATGCGCAGCAGTATGTCATGGCATCTCTGCGCGCAGGTGCCCGCGGCTATGTCCTCAAGACTGCGAGCATGGAAACGCTGAGTAAGGCTATCCGCATCGTTGCCCGCGGAGGGTTTTTCCTTGACAGCGAAGTCGCGAATGCAGTCGAGGAAGAGGGTGATTTTGTTCCGGAACCTGTTTCCGTAAGGGAGCGGGAAGTGCTTTTGCTAGCTGCGCGAGGACTATCCGGAAAAGAGATCGCGACACAGCTTTTCATAAGTGAGCGTACGGTACAGACCCACCTGGCGTCAATCTATGACAAGCTTGGCGCTAAGAACAAAACGGAAGCCATGCTCCTCTCCTTAAAATACGGCATAGTGACCCTGGAGGAACTGCTCGATTGA
- a CDS encoding sensor histidine kinase: protein MRRNLLVQLTIAVFLPSLGAFLLAWVGFCQFESTMEGLAGSYVQNLARGTAARLESTQWELRSDGTWLPNQFRSRIGGLSDQALEDINVPGMFAIFDSKGNLVYGTSDISLLSIIWDQPITIMSPQKVRGPDGLLYTVAVYPVLQRDLFVLAAVSWDKLFGTMVPLSTFWPFIMGMLGLVGIFSVYIMWQKVILPLKDMEEEVSMLRWGEEIPQKVAPEAVNELQKLREALVVLADSAIDREQLSRRYVNDLVKVQEEERARISREIHDGPLQDVTALLQRLRLLSMDIDSPCERKKRLDEAERVAMTGVREMRELCNNLTPPWLDLGLSQAITELTERLSAQLDIKIILDLQDIPELPDDVTLAFFRVVQEAVNNSARHSGASYVKISLRDTGKKLLLQIEDDGNGFEVPENIAELRVHGHRGLSNMKERMSLVGGTLDITSSQGKGTIIRCELPFQTVK, encoded by the coding sequence TTGAGAAGAAACCTGCTGGTTCAGCTCACAATAGCTGTTTTCCTCCCGAGCCTGGGAGCGTTTCTGCTTGCATGGGTGGGCTTCTGCCAGTTTGAAAGTACGATGGAGGGGCTTGCAGGCTCATATGTGCAGAACCTTGCGCGCGGGACCGCAGCCAGACTTGAATCTACCCAGTGGGAGCTGCGCTCTGACGGCACATGGCTCCCCAACCAGTTTCGTTCGCGTATCGGCGGACTCAGCGACCAGGCACTCGAAGATATAAATGTGCCCGGTATGTTTGCCATTTTTGACAGTAAGGGCAACCTGGTCTACGGTACATCCGATATCTCGCTGCTCTCTATAATCTGGGATCAGCCGATAACAATAATGTCTCCTCAAAAGGTCAGAGGTCCGGACGGCCTGTTATATACCGTTGCGGTTTACCCTGTACTTCAAAGGGATCTCTTTGTGCTTGCCGCCGTATCGTGGGATAAGCTCTTTGGCACGATGGTCCCGCTTTCGACCTTCTGGCCTTTTATAATGGGAATGCTGGGACTTGTCGGGATTTTCTCTGTCTACATAATGTGGCAGAAGGTCATACTTCCTCTGAAGGATATGGAGGAGGAGGTCTCGATGCTCAGATGGGGAGAGGAAATCCCGCAGAAGGTTGCTCCCGAGGCGGTAAACGAACTTCAGAAACTGAGGGAGGCACTTGTCGTCCTTGCTGACTCGGCGATAGACAGGGAGCAGCTCTCCCGCAGATATGTCAATGACCTCGTTAAAGTGCAGGAGGAAGAGCGCGCGAGAATATCGCGTGAGATACATGACGGTCCGCTTCAGGATGTCACGGCACTCCTGCAGAGGCTCAGGCTTTTGTCTATGGACATTGATTCGCCATGTGAGAGAAAGAAACGCCTGGACGAAGCGGAGCGCGTTGCAATGACAGGTGTGCGTGAGATGCGTGAACTCTGTAACAATCTGACGCCGCCATGGCTTGACCTGGGACTCTCCCAGGCGATTACGGAGCTTACAGAGAGACTCAGCGCCCAGCTTGATATAAAGATCATCCTTGACCTTCAGGATATCCCTGAACTGCCGGACGATGTCACTCTTGCTTTCTTCCGTGTCGTTCAGGAGGCTGTTAATAATTCAGCGCGTCATTCCGGTGCGTCCTATGTCAAGATAAGCTTGAGGGACACTGGTAAAAAGCTGCTGCTCCAGATAGAGGACGACGGGAATGGTTTCGAAGTTCCGGAGAACATCGCAGAACTTCGTGTCCATGGCCACAGAGGGCTTTCGAATATGAAAGAGCGGATGTCTCTCGTTGGAGGAACGCTCGATATTACGTCTTCGCAGGGCAAGGGCACGATAATACGTTGTGAACTTCCGTTCCAGACTGTAAAATAG
- a CDS encoding MBL fold metallo-hydrolase, producing the protein MKLKIFGAAGEVTGSNYMIETSGYKVLVDCGTHQGRDEEKHEDEEFCYNPADIDALLLTHAHIDHSGRIPLLVKQGFKGKIYCTYATSELVEILWRDSAKIMKEDAQWKTRKNTRRGLAKVEPLYDDGDVEAALLFRTPVPYDEVIDVLPGLKVRFREAGHILGSSSIETWISEEEGQNPVKVVFSGDLGPFDGVIEKPPVLIDDADFVIIESTYGDRLHKSLEDTRAEFQNAMKDALKTSAKILVPTFVVDRAQRMLYEFDLFQKTFPELKTPPIYLDSPMGIKTTEIYSKYTNLLSEQLKDMLIKGDDPFEPEGFSFIRSADDSRALNDRKSGIILAGSGMCSGGRIMHHLKHNLYKADTHVFFVGYQAYGTLGRRLVDGAKDIRIAGEDVVVRAQLHTLNGFSAHADRDDLLKWASGFPQKARFIVSHGEPKSSGSLALGLKDKGYFAMVPAIGDEIDLLVPAAESAKMPVISQHILEHIALGAQDISQTLAAITSLAEAMQHASLRGVDHSRIMPLLMSAKTLLETAESLSTKEKKSA; encoded by the coding sequence TTGAAGCTGAAAATTTTTGGTGCTGCGGGAGAAGTCACAGGTTCAAACTATATGATAGAGACGAGTGGCTATAAAGTGCTTGTAGACTGTGGGACCCACCAGGGCCGCGATGAGGAAAAACACGAGGATGAAGAGTTCTGCTACAATCCTGCCGATATAGACGCACTGCTTCTCACCCATGCGCACATCGACCACAGCGGGCGTATCCCGCTGCTTGTAAAGCAGGGCTTCAAGGGTAAAATATACTGCACGTATGCCACAAGCGAGCTTGTTGAGATCCTTTGGCGTGATTCTGCAAAGATCATGAAGGAAGATGCGCAATGGAAGACGAGGAAAAACACGCGAAGGGGCCTTGCAAAGGTAGAACCGCTTTATGACGACGGAGATGTCGAAGCTGCGCTCCTCTTCCGTACCCCGGTGCCTTACGACGAAGTTATCGACGTCCTTCCCGGTCTCAAGGTCCGTTTCCGTGAAGCAGGGCATATTCTGGGCAGCTCGTCAATAGAAACATGGATTTCAGAAGAAGAGGGGCAGAACCCGGTTAAAGTTGTATTTTCCGGGGATCTGGGGCCTTTCGACGGAGTAATAGAGAAGCCGCCTGTGCTTATAGATGATGCAGACTTTGTCATTATTGAGTCTACTTATGGTGACCGGCTCCATAAATCACTTGAAGACACCCGCGCTGAATTCCAGAACGCGATGAAGGATGCGCTTAAGACGAGTGCTAAAATCCTAGTCCCGACCTTCGTTGTCGATCGCGCGCAGAGGATGCTCTACGAGTTTGACCTGTTCCAGAAGACGTTCCCGGAACTTAAGACCCCTCCCATCTATCTTGACTCTCCGATGGGCATAAAGACAACGGAGATATACAGCAAATATACAAATCTGCTTTCTGAGCAACTCAAGGACATGCTCATCAAAGGAGACGATCCGTTTGAGCCGGAAGGGTTCAGCTTTATACGGTCGGCAGATGATTCACGCGCGCTCAATGACCGGAAAAGCGGCATAATACTTGCGGGAAGCGGGATGTGCTCCGGTGGAAGGATAATGCATCACCTTAAGCATAATCTCTACAAAGCGGACACACATGTTTTCTTCGTGGGATACCAAGCCTATGGCACTCTCGGGCGGCGCCTCGTCGACGGGGCAAAAGATATCCGCATCGCGGGAGAAGATGTCGTTGTCAGGGCACAGCTCCACACGCTGAACGGGTTCTCCGCCCATGCCGACAGGGATGACCTGCTTAAATGGGCGTCCGGCTTTCCTCAAAAGGCCCGCTTTATTGTCTCGCATGGCGAACCGAAATCATCCGGATCGCTTGCTCTTGGACTTAAGGACAAGGGCTACTTTGCGATGGTTCCCGCGATCGGCGATGAGATAGACCTCCTTGTGCCGGCGGCAGAAAGCGCGAAAATGCCGGTCATCTCGCAGCATATACTTGAACATATTGCTCTTGGAGCCCAGGATATTTCACAGACGCTTGCCGCTATAACGAGCCTGGCGGAAGCGATGCAGCACGCTTCGCTCCGCGGGGTCGATCATTCAAGGATAATGCCGCTTCTGATGTCTGCAAAGACGCTGCTTGAAACGGCGGAGTCTCTCAGCACAAAAGAGAAGAAATCAGCATAA